Proteins encoded by one window of Sphingosinicella sp. BN140058:
- a CDS encoding SRPBCC family protein, giving the protein MADPLETWALDREIVLVRLLDHPRRKVFAAWMDPEALAQWYGPAGLAIETHEADIRAGGHWRFDMVGAFEGSEQRFPNLMRYLEIVPDERIVVDYGTPDPEDPDRFRMTVTFDEQADGKTVLTMRQLHPSPERRRAVIDFGAVGYGLQTLDGLAGWLDR; this is encoded by the coding sequence ATGGCCGACCCGCTCGAAACCTGGGCGCTCGATCGCGAGATCGTACTGGTGAGGTTGCTCGACCATCCGAGGCGGAAGGTTTTCGCCGCCTGGATGGACCCCGAAGCGCTGGCGCAATGGTACGGCCCAGCCGGCCTCGCCATCGAGACGCATGAAGCTGATATCCGTGCCGGCGGCCACTGGCGGTTCGATATGGTCGGTGCGTTCGAGGGTAGCGAGCAGCGTTTTCCGAACCTGATGCGCTATCTGGAGATCGTTCCCGACGAGCGCATCGTCGTCGATTACGGAACGCCCGATCCGGAAGATCCCGATCGCTTTCGCATGACGGTGACCTTCGACGAGCAGGCGGACGGCAAGACGGTGCTGACCATGCGTCAGCTTCACCCCAGCCCCGAACGGCGGCGGGCCGTGATCGACTTTGGCGCGGTCGGCTACGGCCTGCAGACGCTGGACGGCTTGGCCGGGTGGCTGGACCGCTAA
- a CDS encoding NADPH-dependent FMN reductase: MVKLLGISGSLRQGSYNSALLRRAAALMPDGATLQIGTIAGIPLYDGDVEAAEGLPAAVTLLKQQIAACDGLLLASPEYNNSIPGVFKNAIDWASRPSSDIARIFGGKPVAIMGASLGGFGTILSQNAWLPVLRTLGCDTWNGGRMLVSGAGKAFADGELVDRLVEERLQAYLDAFVRYVGTR, translated from the coding sequence ATGGTGAAGCTTTTGGGTATCTCCGGCAGCCTGCGCCAGGGCTCGTACAATAGCGCGCTGCTTCGCCGAGCCGCGGCGCTGATGCCGGACGGCGCGACGCTCCAGATCGGCACCATCGCCGGCATCCCGCTCTACGACGGCGATGTCGAAGCCGCCGAGGGCCTGCCGGCGGCGGTCACTCTTCTCAAGCAGCAGATCGCCGCCTGCGACGGGCTGCTGCTCGCCTCGCCAGAATATAACAATTCGATCCCCGGCGTGTTCAAGAATGCGATCGACTGGGCCTCGCGGCCGTCGTCCGACATTGCCCGCATCTTCGGCGGCAAGCCGGTCGCGATCATGGGTGCCTCGCTCGGCGGCTTCGGCACCATCCTCAGCCAGAATGCCTGGCTGCCGGTGCTCCGAACGCTCGGCTGCGACACCTGGAACGGCGGCCGCATGCTCGTCTCGGGCGCGGGCAAGGCGTTCGCCGACGGCGAACTTGTCGACCGCCTCGTCGAGGAGCGGCTGCAGGCATATCTCGACGCCTTCGTGCGCTACGTCGGCACCCGCTAG
- a CDS encoding TIGR02117 family protein has protein sequence MKSAVRIGGWSAAAVLALPILYLFAALILGAIPANRSRQPPEADAVTIYLRTNGVHTWIVVPKVTADMDWRPYVPGKHLRDPRWGGASHVALGYGNRTFYLETPTWGDLTMKNAFLAMFGRGRSLMHADHIHNPSVEDWQRPLRISHAEYRKLAAHIARSFQRGADGRTIPVLGRGYTDSDMFYEAIGHYNAFYTCNSWTGEALRAAGIRTGLWTPLSQSIMWRLD, from the coding sequence ATGAAGAGTGCGGTCCGCATCGGCGGTTGGAGTGCAGCCGCGGTCCTCGCGCTGCCAATTCTCTATCTCTTCGCGGCGCTGATCCTCGGCGCGATCCCGGCCAATCGCAGCCGGCAGCCGCCCGAGGCGGACGCGGTCACAATCTACCTGCGCACCAATGGCGTGCACACCTGGATCGTCGTGCCCAAGGTCACCGCGGACATGGACTGGCGGCCTTATGTGCCGGGAAAGCATCTGCGGGATCCGCGCTGGGGTGGCGCCAGCCATGTCGCGCTCGGCTACGGCAACCGCACCTTCTATCTGGAGACGCCGACCTGGGGTGATCTGACCATGAAGAACGCCTTTCTGGCGATGTTCGGGCGGGGCCGAAGCCTGATGCACGCCGATCACATCCACAATCCCAGTGTCGAGGATTGGCAGCGCCCCCTGCGGATCAGCCATGCCGAATATCGCAAGCTCGCCGCCCACATCGCGAGGAGCTTCCAGCGTGGTGCCGATGGCCGCACGATCCCGGTGCTCGGCCGCGGCTATACCGATTCGGACATGTTCTACGAGGCGATCGGCCACTACAATGCCTTCTACACCTGCAACAGCTGGACTGGTGAAGCGCTGCGCGCCGCTGGGATTCGGACCGGGCTGTGGACTCCGCTCTCCCAGAGCATCATGTGGCGGCTCGACTGA
- a CDS encoding transcriptional regulator — protein MHVFIDFEASSLGKTGYPIEVGWVFEDGRSENHLIRPAPQWTDWDERSEAIHGISRDKLADEGTAHDVVARRLIEALAGHRVFASAPSWDGKWLSALLRAAGLPRHAIRLKDTELAQHESAAAILTGLLPPAERMLRVSAILARVRSDGEARPVRHRAVADAEEELRRWREVKRLAEEEASAAI, from the coding sequence ATGCACGTATTCATCGATTTCGAGGCCTCCTCGCTCGGCAAGACCGGCTATCCGATCGAGGTCGGCTGGGTGTTCGAGGACGGCCGGTCCGAGAATCACCTGATCCGGCCGGCGCCGCAATGGACCGACTGGGACGAGCGATCGGAAGCGATCCACGGGATCAGCCGGGACAAGCTGGCGGACGAGGGAACGGCGCACGACGTGGTCGCACGGCGGCTGATCGAGGCGCTGGCCGGCCACCGCGTGTTCGCCAGCGCGCCCTCGTGGGACGGCAAGTGGCTGAGCGCGCTGCTGCGCGCAGCCGGGCTGCCGCGCCACGCGATCCGCTTGAAGGATACCGAACTCGCCCAACATGAAAGCGCGGCGGCGATCCTCACCGGGCTGCTGCCGCCGGCCGAGCGGATGCTCCGGGTCAGCGCGATCCTGGCGCGGGTACGCAGCGACGGCGAGGCGCGGCCGGTCCGCCACCGCGCCGTCGCCGACGCCGAGGAGGAACTCCGCCGCTGGCGTGAGGTGAAGCGGCTGGCGGAAGAGGAAGCCTCGGCCGCAATCTAG
- a CDS encoding ABC-F family ATP-binding cassette domain-containing protein, with amino-acid sequence MLNLNGITVRLGGRTILDGATAALPPKSRVGLIGRNGAGKSTLVRVIAGLLDPDEGSADMPKGAKLGYIAQEAPAGSETPFETVLAADVERAALLVEAEGCEDMHRLGDIHERLNAIDAHAAPSRAARILVGLGFDEDMQHRPLDSFSGGWRMRVALAALLFSAPDLLLLDEPSNHLDLEAVMWLEDFLQSYRATIVIVSHERDFLNNVVDHILHLDRGKVTLYPGGYDAFERQRAERQAQQAAARDKQIAQREKLQAFADRWRAKASKAKQAQSRLKAIARMAPIAELVDDPTLSFGFPNPEGLRPPLITLDMAAVGYGETPILSRLNLRLDPDDRIALLGRNGNGKTTLARLLAAQLPPMGGAMNASGKMKVGYFTQYQVEELDGADTPVQHMARLMPGATPSAVRAQLGRFGFSGDKAMTEVRKLSGGERARLALALITRDAPHLLILDEPTNHLDVDAREALVQALNDYTGAVVVVSHDRHMLQLTADRLVLVEGGTATEFDGSLDDYTTMVLQKDNGPSKGESKSSRKDERRAAAAARAQSQKLRNDAKTAEADIAKLTAQRGKIDQAMFDPSGADASLSKLTMTELMKKRAELETRLEAAEARWLELSEALETALG; translated from the coding sequence ATGCTCAATCTGAACGGTATCACCGTGCGCCTCGGCGGGCGAACGATCCTCGACGGCGCCACCGCGGCCTTGCCGCCGAAAAGTCGCGTCGGGCTGATCGGCCGCAACGGCGCCGGCAAGTCGACCCTCGTGCGCGTCATCGCCGGTCTGCTCGATCCCGACGAGGGCAGCGCCGACATGCCCAAGGGCGCCAAGCTCGGCTATATCGCCCAGGAGGCGCCGGCCGGATCGGAGACTCCGTTCGAGACGGTGCTTGCCGCCGATGTCGAGCGCGCCGCCTTGCTTGTCGAGGCCGAAGGCTGCGAGGACATGCACCGGCTTGGCGATATCCACGAGCGTTTGAACGCGATCGACGCGCATGCCGCGCCGTCGCGGGCGGCGCGGATCCTGGTCGGCCTCGGCTTCGACGAGGACATGCAGCATCGGCCGCTCGACAGCTTCTCGGGCGGCTGGCGGATGCGCGTGGCGCTTGCCGCCCTGCTGTTTTCGGCACCCGATCTGCTGCTGCTCGACGAGCCCTCGAACCATCTCGATCTCGAAGCGGTGATGTGGCTCGAGGACTTCCTGCAATCCTATCGGGCGACGATCGTCATCGTCAGCCACGAGCGCGACTTCCTCAACAACGTCGTCGACCACATTCTCCACCTCGATCGTGGCAAGGTCACGCTCTACCCCGGCGGCTATGACGCGTTCGAGCGCCAGCGGGCCGAGCGCCAGGCGCAGCAGGCGGCGGCGCGCGACAAGCAGATCGCCCAGCGCGAGAAATTGCAGGCCTTCGCCGATCGCTGGCGGGCCAAGGCGAGCAAGGCCAAGCAGGCGCAGAGCCGGCTGAAGGCGATTGCGCGGATGGCGCCGATCGCCGAGCTGGTCGACGATCCCACTCTGTCGTTCGGCTTCCCCAATCCGGAAGGGCTTCGGCCGCCCTTGATCACGCTCGACATGGCCGCGGTCGGCTATGGCGAGACGCCGATCCTGTCGCGGCTCAACCTGCGGCTCGATCCCGACGACCGGATCGCCCTGCTCGGCCGCAACGGCAACGGCAAGACCACGCTCGCCCGTCTGCTCGCCGCGCAGCTGCCGCCGATGGGCGGTGCCATGAACGCCAGCGGCAAGATGAAGGTCGGCTACTTCACCCAATACCAGGTCGAGGAACTCGACGGCGCCGACACGCCGGTCCAGCACATGGCGCGGCTCATGCCGGGCGCGACGCCGTCGGCGGTGCGCGCCCAGCTCGGCCGCTTCGGCTTTTCCGGGGACAAGGCGATGACCGAGGTGCGCAAGCTGTCGGGCGGCGAGCGCGCGCGCCTTGCGCTGGCGCTGATCACCCGCGACGCGCCCCATCTCCTGATCCTCGACGAGCCGACCAACCACCTCGATGTCGACGCTCGCGAGGCGCTGGTCCAGGCGCTGAACGATTATACCGGCGCCGTTGTCGTGGTCAGCCACGATCGCCACATGCTCCAGCTCACCGCAGACCGTCTCGTGCTGGTCGAGGGCGGCACCGCCACCGAATTTGACGGCAGCCTCGACGATTACACGACGATGGTGCTCCAGAAGGACAACGGGCCTTCGAAGGGCGAGTCGAAGTCGAGCCGCAAAGACGAGCGCCGTGCCGCCGCCGCCGCCCGCGCCCAGAGCCAGAAGCTGCGCAACGACGCTAAGACGGCCGAAGCGGACATCGCCAAGCTCACCGCGCAGCGCGGCAAGATCGACCAGGCGATGTTCGATCCGAGCGGGGCCGATGCGTCGCTGAGCAAGCTGACGATGACCGAGCTGATGAAGAAGCGCGCCGAGCTGGAGACGAGGCTCGAAGCCGCCGAGGCGCGCTGGCTGGAGCTGAGCGAAGCGCTGGAAACGGCGCTGGGGTAG
- a CDS encoding OsmC family protein has protein sequence MATRSASARYEGFGREGKGHVSLQSGVLSDQPYDFGTRFGDTPGTNPEELVAAAHAACFTMALSFALAKEGYSDGTLQTSAKVTLDKDGDGFAITRSDLSLEANVPGIDPSKFEEIAAGAKAGCPVSKLLKAEITLEHKLTT, from the coding sequence ATGGCTACACGTTCGGCATCCGCGCGCTACGAAGGCTTCGGCCGTGAGGGCAAGGGACATGTCTCGCTGCAATCCGGCGTGCTTTCGGACCAGCCTTATGATTTCGGAACCCGCTTCGGCGACACGCCCGGTACCAACCCCGAGGAACTGGTCGCCGCCGCCCACGCCGCCTGCTTCACCATGGCCTTGTCGTTCGCACTCGCCAAGGAAGGCTATTCCGACGGCACGCTGCAGACCAGCGCAAAGGTGACCCTCGACAAGGACGGCGACGGCTTCGCCATCACCCGATCGGACCTGAGCCTTGAGGCCAACGTCCCCGGCATCGATCCCTCCAAATTCGAGGAAATCGCCGCCGGGGCGAAGGCCGGCTGCCCGGTCTCGAAACTGCTCAAGGCCGAGATTACCCTGGAGCACAAGCTGACGACCTGA